The Phycisphaerae bacterium DNA window TTAAAACAGTTCGACCGGACGGTTTACGGAATCGGCGGCAAATGGTTTGTAATTATCGACGATCTTGCTTCTGATGTGAATCATTCTTATCAGTGGATTCTCAACACTCGCAGAGCGGGAAATATTACCGGCCGAACCGTTGAGATTATTGACGATGGCGGCCCTGTGCCGAGAGGAAAATATCATCCCAATAAAGGCGATATTGGTAAAATCAATCCTAACGGCCCATCTAGGCTGATTGTTCAATTCTTCAGCCCTGAAAAACTTACGCTGACCGGTCAAATAACCGACATCGAAAAACCAATCGATACCTTCACACAGGTCTGGCGAATGAAAGCCGTAACAGAACCTGTGAAAACCGCAAAGTTCATATCTGTTATAGTACCTCTCGGCCCTGCCGATGAAACGCCGTGTATAAACTACACTGATAACACTATAATATTTGACACCAATTCGGGACGTACTGTTTTTGAACTAAATACAGGCGGTGTTCCTCGCATTAAATTTCAAACAAAAGAAACATTCTTCGACCGCGCGTATATTCTGCAAACAATGAAACAGGTTACAGTTTTTCAGAAGCAGTTCGCTGATGACACAAACGGCACAGACTGGAAGACAGGAACTTTTTATACAGGTGTGTTGGCCGCTTATAAGGCAACCGGCGATAAATATTTTTACGATATTGTAAAAGACTGGGGAAAAGCAGCCGGCTGGAAACTGGCAAATCAACCGTTTCACGCGGATTATCTTTGTGCCGGACAAACTTTCCTTGATATGTATCTGCTGGACAAAGACCCGAATATGAGAGCAGATGTCGAAAGAAAACTTGCCGGTTATTTCGGTAAAAGAACTATTACTTATGAAGAAATGCCCCACGTAACGAACAAAGACAGTAAACGTTCCTTCAGAGGCCGAGAAGCCTGGTATTGGTGCGACTCGCTGTTTATGGCGCCGCCGGTATTTACTAAAATGTACACGGTTACTAATGATAAACGTTATCTGAAACTTATGGATAAATTCTATTGGGATACAACTGAGTTTTTATTAGATAAAAAGGCCAACCTGTTTTATCGCGACCTGCGATATTTTACCGCTAAAACGCCTCAGGGAAACAGCGTTTTCTGGAGCAGAGGAAACGGCTGGGTATATGCAGGCCTGATTAGAATTTTGGATAATATGCCCGCTGATTGGCCGACGCGGGACAAATATCTCGAACTGTTCCGGAAAATGACAGAAGGTATTGTCAAATATCAGCAGGCCGACGGCCTTTGGCGAAGCAGTCTCAACGAACCGTCATGGTATGATATGCCGGAAACAAGCGGCAGCAGTTTCTTCTGCTATGGACTGGCAGCCGGTATCAACCGCGGATATCTGGATAAATCGAAATATTTACCGGCGGCAACTAAAGCCTGGCAGGGACTGCTGGGATGCGTAAACTCGCAAGGCCGTCTCGGACATGTTCAGCTTGTGGCAAGTAAACCAGGCAGTGTCAAGGAAGAAGATTTCACAAATTATGCACAAGGCGCATTTCTTTTGGCCGCCAGTGAAATATACAAAATGCACCCTTCCTTTCCGTAGGGTGCAAATATTATTTCGGCATAATTGTACAAAAAAGATGTAAATCTGTCCCCAACATGTATGTCGTCAGCAAGAATGGCACAAAAGAAGCTCATTTCTAAGAGAGTTTTTTCGGCTCCACTACGGTCATTGTACAATTAACTTTTTTTCTTTCAATCATTACTTTGTGCTTTAATTCAGCTCGTCGTTTTAATATTTCCTTGACCTTCTCCCCATTTATACACAAATTATATTATTTTAACCAGGCTTCTACTATCAGTGTAAAATCGAGGAAATTCACTATTCCATCGCCATTAGGGGCTGGTGCAATGTCCGCAGAAGGAATACTATGCGGCAACAGTCAAAGGTTTGCGTCAAAAATTGGTACATTTTGGCACGCCTGTCTTTGCAGGCTAAAAAAGGGTTGACAGTCTGTATAGGAAGTCGTTATACTGCAACGACTTAAATCTTGAGCACCCGTAGCTCAGCTGGATAGAGCAACGGATTTCTAATCCGTAGGTCAAAGGTTCGAATCCTTTCGGGCGCATTTATATTTTAAAGGCTATTAACGTCAAAAAATGAAATGTCTTAACGACCTTATTTATCTTCTTGCACTTATCGCAATTAGCCCGAAAATCCTGTACAGAGTTATAATGCATAACCGTTACAGGCACGGCTGGAGCGAAAGACTCGGCAAAATCCGCCGAAATTTCCCCGATAAAAAATGTATCTGGATTCACGCCGTCAGCGTCGGCGAAGTCAACGCCACAAAAACAATAATCGCCGAGCTTAAAAAACAATTGCCCCAGTACGAAATAATCCTCAGCGCCACCACCGATACAGGCATCGAGCAGGCCAATAAATTATACGGCAAAGAACTGAAGGTGTTTTATTTCCCGTTCGATTTTTCTTTTATCGTGCATCGTGCGTTTAAAAGATTAAAGCCGAACATCTGCCTGCTGATGGAGCTTGAAGTCTGGCCGAATTTCACTTCAAGGGCGCATCGCCTAAAAATTCCCGTCGTCGTCGTCAACGGCAGAATCAGCGACAGAAGTTTCCCGAGATATAATCTTGTCAAATTTTTCGTAAAACCAACTTTCAAAAAAGTTCCGCTTTTCCTCGCTCAAACCGCCGAATACGCCGACCGTTTCCTCGCACTTGGCGGACACACTAAAGCAGCCGTCATTACCGGAAGCCTGAAATACGATACCGCACAGGTAGCCGACAAAGTCGAAGGAGCCGACAAACTCGCCGCGCAGCTCAACATCGCCGGCCGGCGTCTTTGGGTCGCAGGCGGCACAGGACCGAATGAAGAAAAAATCATACTCGACGTATTCAAAAAATTGAAACAGCAGGAAAAATACGGCAATCTTCGCCTGGCAATTGTCCCCCGCAAACCCGAACGGTTTAACGAAGTCGCAGACCTGATTACGCAGTCAGGCTTTGAGCAGACAAGATACAGCCGAATAAAATCCGGCGGGCAAAGCACCGAAACCAATAAGGATACCGT harbors:
- a CDS encoding 3-deoxy-D-manno-octulosonic acid transferase, which gives rise to MKCLNDLIYLLALIAISPKILYRVIMHNRYRHGWSERLGKIRRNFPDKKCIWIHAVSVGEVNATKTIIAELKKQLPQYEIILSATTDTGIEQANKLYGKELKVFYFPFDFSFIVHRAFKRLKPNICLLMELEVWPNFTSRAHRLKIPVVVVNGRISDRSFPRYNLVKFFVKPTFKKVPLFLAQTAEYADRFLALGGHTKAAVITGSLKYDTAQVADKVEGADKLAAQLNIAGRRLWVAGGTGPNEEKIILDVFKKLKQQEKYGNLRLAIVPRKPERFNEVADLITQSGFEQTRYSRIKSGGQSTETNKDTVILGDTMGDLRKFYSLATIVFVGRSLVPMGGSDMMESTAMGKCTIFGPHTFNFKETVKSLLLSQGAIEVKNAEKLYETIQNCLDQPQFAQQIASAGQKVIKDNQGATQKSVSAIINLLKEK